The Bacteroidota bacterium sequence AACCTTTGAATTAGCTTCAAACTTTGAGTACAGTAATTAAAATATGATAGAAAACCAGAAGATGCTGTTTCTATATTTACTTTCGTCCATAAAAATACAAAGTGATAACCTTTGAGGGAATTGAAATACAATTTCCAGCATTATTAGTATTATACATTACAATTCTATTATTACACATATTCAATATTTCATTCGAACAAATACTTATCTATTCGGATAAACACTAATAAATTCGAATAAATACCCATAAATTCGAATAAATGCGGACTAATGTGAATTTACAGAGGATTGAAAGTCGACAACATATAAATGCAATAGATTTTTAAATTTAATAGATTAAACTTTACAAAAACTAAATAATGAAACACTCAATTTCACTGAAACAAGAAGATGTTATCTATCTCAACAAGTTTCTTCCACTATATCACTATGGGTACTATGTGAATATTATGGGGACCACCGCATCTACATCAACATATTGGTCTGAAGTGAATTCATGGAGAAGAAAGCTAAAAGACTATTTTCTTGAATTTGATATTAACATTTTCTACCTGTCAGTTATTATGTCTGAAATTCAATTTGAACATGAGTTTTTTTTGGCTCCACTTCTTGAAAGAAAGAACTACATTCCTCAGAAATTAGCCGGAGCTAACCACTTATTGAAATTGGTCAATAGTAGTGAAGACATGATGGAAGAAATCCTACAAATCGATATCATTTATAAGAACCTAAATAAACCAAAACAATCCATTAAAGGGAAACTTACAATTGAGGAAATTATTAATTCGTTAGCATTAAATCAAACCAAATTTGAAAGACTCGCAAAAAGAGAAGAAAGATACAATAAAAACAAGCAAGATTATTGGCCAGTAAAAAGTCAATATTCAGATTTCACAGAAATGAAAGAAGAATTGGCAAAAAATCTTTATCGATTTCTTCAAGACCAGCTTCCTGACAGGAAACAATATAATAAACAGCATATACAATTTATTGGAGGATTTCTTTTTTATTCATTAGGATTAATTAAAGATTCTGGAACAACATACAGTATAATAAATCAGGATCAAGCTGTAAAATATTTTACACAAAATTTCAATATTCTTCTATTTAGACATACAGATAAGAAAGACAATTAGACATTCTTTGAGTTTTACTACAATTCTAGATTGAGAATTATTAATTTGTAGTAAAATGTCGCATTATATTGCATAGAAATATCAATTATAATGGAAAAGATCTGTAAAGAATGTAAGAATCCGTTTGAAGCAACAAGACGCAATCAACTTTATCATCCAAAATGCAAAATAGAGGTGAATAACCGAATAGCCAGGGAGTTTAACGAGCAGACAAAAGATGTAAGTAATATACTTAAAAAGAATTTCAAGATTCTTAAAGCATTGCAAGAACGAAATTCAGAAACTATTTCATTGATTCGATTGAATAAAGAGGGTTTTAACTTACAGTTTCACACACATCAGATGTTTGATTCTGAACTGAATAAACCTATTTTATTTACCTATTGTCTGGGACTAATTGAAATTAAACAAAAACACTATGAGTTACGTGAATTTACAATCAGATAACATGCGCTTTCTGACTATGGAGGAGCTATTTGGTTCAGGACACCAAAGTGAAACAACAAATTTATTTAATCAAATTGATGAAATAAACACAAAATCTAACAACCTTAATCCAGGAAGAAAGCCTGACAAACCCATATCATGGGTAAGACCAGTTTTAATTGCTGCAGGGATAATTACTGTTGGAATAATTCTGTACAAAGGTTATCAATATTTTCAGGAGGAAAAGCAAAGAAAAGACATAGCTAAGGAAGACTAACAGCAATGGAAATCCGCATCTTCATATCAACCACAGAAGGTACAAAGGAAGCCACCAAAGACTTCTTGAAGGAGATCATGAAAGAAGCCCTTGCGGAATACCAGGAAGCGACACAATCACTCTTTAAAGAGAAGAAAATCTATTCAGTTAATGAAGTAGCTAAAATATTGCAATGCAGTCATTCAACAGTGAAGAAGAAAATTTATTCAGGAGCGATCAGAGCAACGATCGACAATAAGATTACGGAAGAAGAACTGAAGAGATACCTGAATGAATTAACAAAGTAGCCCCTACTCCATTTTCTTCATTTCACTAAACTTCAAACCATCAGCAACTTTTGCATAAATCATGGTATGCTTAATATCCTTATGGCCCATTAATTTCTGTACAACGACTATAGGCATCCCAAAACTTATAGCCGTAGTCGCAAAAGTGTGCCTTGAACAGTGAAAACTGATCGATTTATTAATACCCACGATTTCCATTATCTTTTTCAAATTCCTGTTTACAGCCGGCTCAGTAAACAAGGGGAAAAGTTGCTGTTCATCAAGCTCTTTTTGGGGTAGTAGAGCTTTTGCTTTTGCCAATAAGGGAACATCTACTTGCTGTAGATCTCTAGATTTATGAATGCTTGTAGAAATTACTTCCTTTTCAGTCATCTCACCTGTTTCATCGTCAATAAAGCTCTGCTTCGTAATATTTTTAAAAGTTAATCTCTTTACATCAGAGAAACGCAATCCCCCTGTATAACAAGCAAATAAAAAGGGCCGCAATGATTTCATATAGTTATCGGATAAGTCACCACTATGAAACAGCTTATCTAATAGGATAACCTCTTGCACATTCAGATACTCCATTTTTCCGTCCAACCGCTTAACTTTCTTAGCCTTTATAGGATTATTATCAAGGATACCATGTTCTACTGCTTTGTTCATGATACGTTTTAAAAACTCAATAGACTTACTGGCAGTGTTGGCATTATTCCCCAATTTACTAATACAATACTTTTCGTACTCATCAGCAATTGTCATATCTACTTCAGCTAATTTCAAACCTGCCTTAAAACCATCAATCTTATTCAAGTGCTTTTCATAGTATTTAACGGTTTCATCGGCAAAGTTTTCCCTATTCAATATCAAATTAGCCATTCCCCTTAATGTAAGTGTCGGGACATCAGCACCAGTAAATAATCGTTTAAATACAAGATGATTGATTTCTTTACCATATATTTTAAGATTATGAATAATATCCTGTGCACGATGCATAATGACTTCTAACTCCGATGAAAGGTAGTAATAGTCTCGGGCACTTTTACGCAAGCTAGCAGTTGCTTTGTTCCAGTCTCTCTCCTGTATATATATTTTTGTCGAGTACATGCGAGATTCTCCATGCATGATAATTTTGAGGTAGATCGCAAACTTGTGATCCATCGGGATGTAATCCCTGCGCAAAACAAACTTGAGAGAAATCTTTTTCATATGACTAAGGTAGGCATTTTAGAATATAAAAAAATAACATTTTCAAAGTGAGATCGTTTTTGTGTTTATTTTTGTAACTATTTTTTAGTTTAAACACTGAAATATGGCATTTCAATATATGCTTGGGAATCGATCGTAACTGGCTGGAAATGAAAAAAGTTGGAACTTTTTGTTCCAACTTTTAAACAGGGTTAGAGGTCTCGAGCGGATTCGAACCGCTGTACCTGGTTTTGCAGACCAATGCCTAACCACTCGGCCACGAGACCCTTTTCAGGAGTGCAAATTTATAACAATATTAGTTGCGAATAAAAATTCTTTCGACAAAAGATTTATCTACTTCACCATTGTTCATCGGATTCAGTTTATTTAGCCTGATTTTCAACTCAATAATCACCTCAAATTCTTTTAAAATGGCATTCCCCAATTCGATTATTTTTGTTTCAATTAAATCGCTACCAGAACTCATCACTTCCTTCACCAGAACGATAACATCCTCATAATTAAGCGTTTGATTAATATCATCACTTATCTCATCGGGATTAAAATCAAGCTGAATCTCGACATCCACCTCAAAATCTCTACCTTGCTCCTTTTCCCAATCATAAACACCAACTGGGGCATGAACTTTTATTCCACTTAGGCCAATCAAAAACATATTGTCTCTATTCTATTCTAGATACAAATGTTACAATTATTCTAATTTTTTAGATAATTTTGTTTTCAATAAATCACTATTTCATGCCAAAAAAGCTGTTATTGTTTGTATTGTGGAGCTGTATCTTTTCCACTTCCCTATTTGCCTATTCCAATAAAAATGCAATCCTGCTGTTGAACAAAAACCTGCAACACGACAGTATCGGCTATAATTTTGTCACCTCCTTCTTAAAATGGTCCTACTATAATTTAGAAAAAGGGAACATCAAACTATATGATTCTCCCCTGAAAATAAATGAAATTGGCTTTCTGAGTTTACAGAGTATGGAAGAAAACTCGGGTGTAAGCTTTAAAGATGCTGAAAACATTTTTATTTACGAACTATGGAACTCCAATAATAAAGAATCTTCTTTCGATATCAGGGGATTTACGGTTACAGCTGAAACAAAAAATAAAGAAGAAATTAGTTTGGGGTTTATGAGCTTTTCAGAAATTGTTGATTTATTAAAAATTGCTCGTGTAATTCCCGGTATCGATGCTTCTTACAGCCATTCGTTTTTTGAAGTATTGATGAACAAACAGTTTAATTTCGATTTGATTTTTTTTGATGATACACCTATTATAAAATCCAATAGCAGTGATCCTGAACGCGATTACCAACGTGGCAACAGCCTGAAAATAAAAGCTTTCAATCCAAATAAAAAGAATTTGAATGCGGTGGAAGTCAGGCAAATGAAAAAAATCAAATACGTTATTCGTAAAAGCGACTATGATCCGATTAGTAACGAGATATTAAAAACTCTTGAAAAGTATTTCGATTCACATAAACGTTCCATTCTGCATTTGGGTGGAGAGGATTTATACGGCTATTTTAAATATACCCGTAGCATTATTACCAGTTGTGAAGTGACTGAAATTTTAACAATAGAGAAAGGAAAAGTTAAACGAAAATTGGCAAAAATACAACCCTATTCTTTCAACCTAGCCTTCTTTCCCATGGAAAAGGAAATACTCGACACCCTCGAACTATTTGTGAATGGCTATAGTATTGAAAGGAATTTAGTGAGCATGAAGTATCGCTTTCATTTGCTGGAGATTAACGACATACCTATCGATGAGAAACTCACCGAAAAATATATGGAGGCTATTTTAAACAGTCAATGGAATCAATTATCTGCCATTAAAAGAAGTTTGTGATGACATATGTAAAATCATCATTATTCTGCATGCTGATCTGCTTTTCACTTTCCAGTCCTATTATTGCGCAAGATAGTATTTCCAGCTCACCAGCTTTCAATAAAATGCGATTGGGCCTATTGCTTGGCAGCTCCGGCAGTGTTTATGCCACCAGCATGATAGGGCTTAATTCACTTTGGTATAAAGATTATCCAAAGTCAAATTTTCACTTTTTCAATGATAATGATGAATGGATGCAAATGGATAAGTTTGGTCATTCATTGGCAGCTTACTATGAGAGTCTGATTGGAATTCAGGGGCTTAAGTGGGCTGGAGTAGAAAATCGAAAATCCATTATTTATGGCAGCCTGTTTGGACTTGTTTTTCAATTACCGATTGAAATATTGGATGGTTTTTCGGCAAATTGGGGAGCTTCGTCAGGTGATTTAATTGCCAACACCCTAGGTGCCGGATTGGTTTTTTCTCAGTTCATGCTTTGGGATGAACAAAAAATAGTCTACAAATTTTCCTTCCATCCAACTGAATTTGCCAGCATGCGTTCTGATTTATTGGGTGAAAATCTTGTTCAAAATATTATTAAAGATTACAATGGCAGCACCTACTGGCTATCTTTTTCACCTCAAAGTTTTATGAAGAAAGAAAGTTGGATTCCTGACTGGCTGTGTTTGTCGCTTGGATATGGAGCCGACAATATGCTTGGCGTTAGCTATGCCAAAACACCCGATGAATATTTGCATTATGTACCTTATCGACAGTTTTATTTTTCATTGGATGTGAATACATTGAAAATTCCAACAAAAAATAAATTTGTGAAAGCACTCTTGGTTGGCTTATCGATAATTAAAATTCCTGCACCAACTGTGGAAATCAATAGTCAGGGGAATGTGCGTTTTCACCCAATATATTTCTAATTTTGCTTATGCTTAAAATAAAAGCAAGAAAATATCTTTTTTATCTAATCACCTATTCATTTAGCATACTGTTGATGTCGTGCGCCCAAAACGGATGTCCGGGCGGTATGTGTGCACCAAATCATTACTACAGCAGCCCCAAGAGTATTTGGAGTAGCGGTGTCAATTATAAATCGAAAAGGCAGAAAAGCAGTGGACGCAAAAGGAATAGAACCCGTTACAAAAAGCCCAAATCGGTCAGAAATATAGAATACAATCAACGCTGGAACAAGCCTGCTAAAAGAACATCAGCCAATATTGAAGGTGGTGGATTCAGAAGCAAACGATCAAAAGGATTTAAAAGTGCAAATATTGAAGGAGGTACTTTCCGCACATCGCGAACAAAAACATACTCAGCCAATATTGAAGGGGGTAGTTTTCGTACAGGCAGAAGCAAAAGTTTTAGCGCAGATATTGAATCATCACCCTTTAAAGTCAGGCGAAGTGCAAAACGCAGAACCAACAAAGCACAGCGCGCCATTCGTTATAAAGAACCCAAGGATAGAAAAGGAAAGAGATCGAAATACGGTCTTTTTGAACCCGAAATTGAAGGTTGGGAAAAAAGAGATAAACCACCCAAAACCAAAACCCGCAAGAATAAAGAAGGGAAAGAGGGACATGGGACCAAGAAGATTGATTAAGGTTATTTATAAATGCTTAAATTCTATTCTTACTATCCTCAAATTATATCCTCTATTCTATACTTGAAGTAACACCAAACTTCTGACCAACAAACAAAAAAAAACCGGCTCCTTTTGAGAACCGGTTTCAATAATTTATTTATCACTGAAATTATTTCACCTCTTCAAAATCAACATCCGTGACTTCACCATCTTGTGGATTATCCTGAGGTGGCGCTTGTTGTTCTCCTCCACCTTCAGCACCTGTTTGTTGACCAGCATCTTGCTGTGCTTTATAAATATCCTCTGAAGCGGCTTGCCATGCATCATTTAATTCTTTCATTGCTGCATCAATCCCTTCCAAATCTTGACTTTTGTGAGCTTCTTTCAACTTTTCGTTGGCTTTTTCAATAACCTCTTTCTTTTCAGCAGGTAATTTCTCACCAAATTCAGTCAATTGCTTTTCGGTTTGGAAAATCAAAGAATCAGCTTGATTAATTTTATCTACTTTTTCTTTCTCTTTCTTGTCTTCTTCAGCATTCTTTTCAGCATCTGCTTTCATTCGATCAATCTCTTCCTGAGATAAACCTGAAGAAGCTTCAATTCTGATTTTTTGCTCTTTCCCAGTCCCTTTATCTTTTGCAGTAACATTTAAGATACCATTTGCATCGATATCGAATATTACTTCAACTTGCGGAACACCACGTTGTGCCGGTGGAATACCATCTAATATAAAACGACCGATTGTTTTATTGTCCTTAGCCATTGATCTTTCCCCCTGCAAAACATGAATTTCAACAGAAGGTTGGTTATCAGCAGCAGTAGAAAATACTTCGGATTTTTTAGTAGGAATGGTTGTGTTGGCTGGAATTAGCTTGGTTGCAATATTTCCTAAAGTTTCAATACCTAATGACAGTGGAGTAACGTCTAATAAAAGAACATCTTTCACTTCACCAGTTAAAACACCACCTTGTATAGCTGCTCCAACTGCAACAACTTCATCAGGATTAACTCCTTTACTCGGATCTTTACCAAAGAAATCTTTCACCACTTGAACAATGGCTGGAATTCTTGTTGAACCTCCAACTAAAATAACGGAATCAATTTCACTGGTTGAATAACCGGATTCTTTTAAAGCCACTTTACATGGCTCAATAGTAGCCTGCACTAAATGATCAACTAATTGTTCGAATTTAGCTTTGGTTAATTTCTTTACAAAGTGCTTAGGAATATTGTCAATAGCAATAATGTAAGGAAGATTGATTTCTGTTTCAGAAGAACTTGACAGCTCAATTTTCGCTTTTTCAGCTGCTTCTTTCAAACGTTGTAATGACATTGGATCTTTAGTCAGATCAACATTTTCATCTTTTTTGAATTCTTCAACCATCCATTCGATAATCACCTGATCGAAATCATCACCACCAAGGTGGGTATTTCCACTGGTTGATTTGACTTCAAAAACGCCATCTCCAAGTTCCAGAATTGAGATATCAAATGTTCCTCCACCCAAATCATAAACGGCAATTTTCTGATCTATATTTTTTTTATCGAGTCCATAAGCTAATGCTGCTGCTGTAGGTTCGTTAATTATTCTGCGAACATTTAATCCGGCAATTTCACCAGCTTCTTTTGTAGCTTGGCGTTGCGCATCATTAAAATAAGCAGGAACTGTAATAATTGCTTCTGTAACAGTTGTTCCTAAATACTCTTCAGCCGTTTTCTTCATTTTTTGAAGTATAGTGGCTGAAATTTCTTGTGGCGTATATTGTTTGTCGCGTGCTTTTACTCTACATGTATTGTTTGATCCTTTAACAACTTCGTAACTAACATGCTTACGTTCGCTTTGAACTTCATTAAATTGATTCCCCATAAACCTCTTGATAGAGGAAATGGTATACTGTGGATTAATGACTGCCTGACGCTTTGCAGGGTCTCCAACTTTAATTTCTCCATTTTCAAGATAAGCAACTACAGAAGGAGTTGTTCTTTTACCTTCACTATTTTGAATAACCAAAGGTTGGTTACCTTCCATAACGGCTACACATGAGTTTGTTGTTCCAAGGTCAATACCGATTATTTTTCCCATTGTATGATTCTATTTTTTAATTATCAGATTTTTTCTTTGATCACGGTAATATCAATCCAAATGCCAAATGGGTAATGGCAGTTAATTAAAAACAAATAATGTAATCTGGTGACAAATAGTCAGAAATTAGATTGCGACTCTTATTACCTGACGAAATTCAAGTTGAGTGTTTTTTCATGATCCTGGATTTCCAGCAATGTGAAAGGGGTAATTTTAACTGAAATTACATTTTGGTTGCGTGAGGAAAATACGCCTAAACCATTTTCGATATTCGTGTACTCAGGTTTTTTTTGCACCGTGCCAATAGCAGGCTTATTTACATTGATGTAATTGTAAATTTCTTCGCCCCCTGCTGAAAATATAAAATCCATGCGTAGAAACTCTCTTTCCATAGCCATATCATATTCAATATTGTCTTTCAGTAATTCAAAAAAGTTTTCACCCGGAACCGAGATTTTCATTTCTTCAGATTGCTCAGTGCTTTTCGGATTTAATGATCTGACAATTGGCCAGGTAATCATTTTCTTCGTTTTCTCTTCTGGTTTTGACCTGACATATTCATTATAATACACCTCGATAGTAATGTCATAAAAAAATGCATTCTCACCATTGAGCCATTGAATATTCAAATCGTTAACAGGATTAATAGTTACTTTCAAACCATCACGTGGAAAAACAGGCGTTACATCATCGACTATTTCTGTAATAGAGGATATTTCCTTACCACTAACTAAATTGGTAATTATTAGTTTGTAATCATTTTTAGGATCAAGAATAGTTTGTGCCGGGCTGGCCCATAAATACTGATCAGCATTTGTAAATATTCCGGTATCCTTATGATCGTTGCTTACTTTATAAAAAGGAATATCTCCACCTTGTTGATAGTTGCCATTTCTGTAACTTTCTAATCTGACAAATAAGGAGTCAGCATAATTAGTCGAATCGGCAATTTGTGCTAATGTAAGTGCATTTGAATTTTCATTTAAATAGGCTCTGTTAATCCGAATATAATGAACAGAATCTACTTCATTGGGATTTAATAATCCATAAACAATCGTTACATCTTTCCAATCCGCATTTATTTTAAATTCATCATCGCACGATAAAATGAAAAAAAATGGAATAATAAGCAGTATAATTCTTTTTAGCTTCATCAAGGTATTCTCTAATCTTTATCTAATTTTGCATCCATTTGAGATTGCAAACTTACTTACATTTTATGAAACGAACATGAGTAAAACTTTCCCAAACGCTTGTGTGCCGAAACACTTCAGTGTGCAAGCACACAGGATTGACAATCATGTGAGTTGCAAATGACCATTAAAAGACAATTGAAACATATGAAACTCCTTCATATAATTGTAGCGATAATGCTGCTTGTTAATACTGGATTTGCTCAAACGATAAATCTGGATCATTTCAACAAAAGGATTTTTACTTCTGATTTTAATTCAGCTAAAGATGCAAAACTCTGGCCATCAACTAACAATACAGAAGAATTAATTATCCTGAATAATGAGAAATACAGCATTGAGCGAAAAGAGTTCACAAAAGATCGAATTATTTTTCCAAATTGGAATAATGCATTTCCTTCATTTGAACTAACAGCCTCTGTAAACCTGCAGTATCTAACACAAAAAGAACATTCTGCGGGTATTTGCTTTGCTTACTCAAAAAAACACGAAACAGGTTTCATTATTGAGATTAATAAAAAGAAGAAATACAGAGTCAAGCAAATTAATGCAGATGGAACAATCAAGTTTATCACAGGAACAACTAGCATGAACAGCTGGAAAAAATCCAATATGCTATACCCCAAACAAGAATCCAATCAAATTAACATTCTTGTTATTGGAAACACCATCGATATTTACCTGAATAATTTTTTTGTATATAGCTTCACTAACGATTTCAATTATAATTTCCGTGATTTTGGTTTATATGTAGGAAAAGGTTCTAAAGCTATTTTTCATCATGTGTATTTATTGATTAATCATACCGATTATGGCAAGTACGATCAAAATATGGAGGAAGTAGATTTTACTAAGACAATTAGTAAAGAAGTAAAGCCGATAATAAAAGAAGATAGCAAAACTGAAATTGAGAGTGAACAGAAAATTGAAAAAGAACAAGTAAAAGAAGTTATTTCTGAGGAAGTTATCGAAGAAACAGAAGAACAAATTATCGCTGAAGTAGAAGTCGAGGAAACGGAAGGAAAAGCAGCTAACATGGATCCTGATGTCAAAAAGTGCCTCGACATGATAGTGAATCTTCGTAGTGATTTATCTGCAAGCCAGCGCGAATTGGAAACAACATTAGCTTTATTGGGAAATTGCAAAGATGATAACAATCGGATGAATGAGTTTATTACCATGAATATGGATAATAGGCTAAAAAATAAAGCTGCCGGATTAGAATTAGAGAATGAACGCTTAAAAGATGAAATACAGAAGCTAAAGAGTAAAAATACAACACTTCAGGATTTCAAAGATTATTATAAAGATGCAAATAAAGATGAGGACATTGTAAATTTCCTTTATGATGAACTTAAAAAAATTGAAGAAAAAAATGCTTTTCTTGCTCGCCAGGTAGAAATTTTACAGGAAAAACTGAACAAATAATCCAATTTAGGCACTTTTTACTTTAGGCACTCAAAACTTTAGGCACTTTAAAACTTTAGGCAATTAAACTTAAAAACATGTCAATACATAACAGACCATATAGTAGAATTACCACCAAAGTATTAAAAACCATGAAAGATCGTGGTGAAAAAATCGCTATGCTAACTGCCTACGATTATACTTCGGCTAAAATTATCGATAAAGCGGGTGTAGATGTCATTCTTGTTGGAGATTCTGCTTCAAATGTAATGGCAGGTCATGCCTCCACATTGCCCATTACACTCGATCAAATGATTTACCATGCCGCCTCAGTGGTTAGAGCAAATGTTGCCGCTTTGGTTGTAGTTGATATTC is a genomic window containing:
- a CDS encoding helix-turn-helix domain-containing protein — translated: MEIRIFISTTEGTKEATKDFLKEIMKEALAEYQEATQSLFKEKKIYSVNEVAKILQCSHSTVKKKIYSGAIRATIDNKITEEELKRYLNELTK
- a CDS encoding site-specific integrase — protein: MKKISLKFVLRRDYIPMDHKFAIYLKIIMHGESRMYSTKIYIQERDWNKATASLRKSARDYYYLSSELEVIMHRAQDIIHNLKIYGKEINHLVFKRLFTGADVPTLTLRGMANLILNRENFADETVKYYEKHLNKIDGFKAGLKLAEVDMTIADEYEKYCISKLGNNANTASKSIEFLKRIMNKAVEHGILDNNPIKAKKVKRLDGKMEYLNVQEVILLDKLFHSGDLSDNYMKSLRPFLFACYTGGLRFSDVKRLTFKNITKQSFIDDETGEMTEKEVISTSIHKSRDLQQVDVPLLAKAKALLPQKELDEQQLFPLFTEPAVNRNLKKIMEIVGINKSISFHCSRHTFATTAISFGMPIVVVQKLMGHKDIKHTMIYAKVADGLKFSEMKKME
- a CDS encoding dihydroneopterin aldolase, translated to MFLIGLSGIKVHAPVGVYDWEKEQGRDFEVDVEIQLDFNPDEISDDINQTLNYEDVIVLVKEVMSSGSDLIETKIIELGNAILKEFEVIIELKIRLNKLNPMNNGEVDKSFVERIFIRN
- a CDS encoding DUF2279 domain-containing protein, translated to MTYVKSSLFCMLICFSLSSPIIAQDSISSSPAFNKMRLGLLLGSSGSVYATSMIGLNSLWYKDYPKSNFHFFNDNDEWMQMDKFGHSLAAYYESLIGIQGLKWAGVENRKSIIYGSLFGLVFQLPIEILDGFSANWGASSGDLIANTLGAGLVFSQFMLWDEQKIVYKFSFHPTEFASMRSDLLGENLVQNIIKDYNGSTYWLSFSPQSFMKKESWIPDWLCLSLGYGADNMLGVSYAKTPDEYLHYVPYRQFYFSLDVNTLKIPTKNKFVKALLVGLSIIKIPAPTVEINSQGNVRFHPIYF
- the dnaK gene encoding molecular chaperone DnaK produces the protein MGKIIGIDLGTTNSCVAVMEGNQPLVIQNSEGKRTTPSVVAYLENGEIKVGDPAKRQAVINPQYTISSIKRFMGNQFNEVQSERKHVSYEVVKGSNNTCRVKARDKQYTPQEISATILQKMKKTAEEYLGTTVTEAIITVPAYFNDAQRQATKEAGEIAGLNVRRIINEPTAAALAYGLDKKNIDQKIAVYDLGGGTFDISILELGDGVFEVKSTSGNTHLGGDDFDQVIIEWMVEEFKKDENVDLTKDPMSLQRLKEAAEKAKIELSSSSETEINLPYIIAIDNIPKHFVKKLTKAKFEQLVDHLVQATIEPCKVALKESGYSTSEIDSVILVGGSTRIPAIVQVVKDFFGKDPSKGVNPDEVVAVGAAIQGGVLTGEVKDVLLLDVTPLSLGIETLGNIATKLIPANTTIPTKKSEVFSTAADNQPSVEIHVLQGERSMAKDNKTIGRFILDGIPPAQRGVPQVEVIFDIDANGILNVTAKDKGTGKEQKIRIEASSGLSQEEIDRMKADAEKNAEEDKKEKEKVDKINQADSLIFQTEKQLTEFGEKLPAEKKEVIEKANEKLKEAHKSQDLEGIDAAMKELNDAWQAASEDIYKAQQDAGQQTGAEGGGEQQAPPQDNPQDGEVTDVDFEEVK
- a CDS encoding DUF4249 family protein, with the protein product MKLKRIILLIIPFFFILSCDDEFKINADWKDVTIVYGLLNPNEVDSVHYIRINRAYLNENSNALTLAQIADSTNYADSLFVRLESYRNGNYQQGGDIPFYKVSNDHKDTGIFTNADQYLWASPAQTILDPKNDYKLIITNLVSGKEISSITEIVDDVTPVFPRDGLKVTINPVNDLNIQWLNGENAFFYDITIEVYYNEYVRSKPEEKTKKMITWPIVRSLNPKSTEQSEEMKISVPGENFFELLKDNIEYDMAMEREFLRMDFIFSAGGEEIYNYINVNKPAIGTVQKKPEYTNIENGLGVFSSRNQNVISVKITPFTLLEIQDHEKTLNLNFVR